In Segatella copri, the DNA window TTTCATGGTCCGCGACTCTTTATTACAAGCTGGTAGCAAAACCAACAATCTTAATTGTGATGTAAAAGTAGGAGACAGAATTTTCTTCCGTCTTCAGTCTCGATATGATGGTGAGGACGACAGAGTTCTTTGGAATCCTATAATTACTTATATATCTTTGCCTGTTGGCAAGGATAGGTATCTGTCAGAAGACTTAAAAACATATAATAGCAAGACTGATTATATAGAAGGTGAAAACAATGTTGCTATATTTAATCGTACTGGTAAGGTTACGCTTCACGCTCCTTATATGAAGGGGAAGACTTCTGATGATGTTACACTTATCGTCACACGCTTGGATCAACATGGTGAAACGATTGTAAAACGGCTTAAACTTCCAGCTGATAGTGTAGTCAATGGCTCCTACGATTATACTGATAACATAAATGAGAAAGATTCTATTTCATTCTTCTTTGAAATCACAACCACATCCCCAGTTGATTGGACAAAAGTACAATGGGCGGGTAGCTATAATTATGAAGATGACCAAGAAAGTGTACGTTTTGTTGCATCTCGTAGGATGTTCAACAAGCCTGTTAGTATAGCAGGGAGCAAAGTGTTGAAACAGGGTGTTACCGTATTGAATAGACAATACCGTCCTAAACTTTTTATTGTTCCAACACTATCCGTTGTGCGTGAAGATAAAAAGAATGACACAGATACTGCTACAGTTTACCTCACTTTACATGATCAAAACGGACTTCCCGTATTGCACCACACCTGTCGTCTGAATACTTCCAATACGCTCAAGGTAGACACTATCATAGTTACAGACACAACACTTATCAAAAGATTAAATACAGGTAAGGTGACTGCTACTTTTGCAGTAAGTAACGAATTATCTAAATCTACTCTTGCCAAAGTTAGTCTTTTACGCGATAGTCTTTCTTACCAAAGTGCCACATCTACAGTTGTTACTGCTGAACAGCGTGTTCTTGTGGATACGTTAGAGGCTTGTGTTTTCTCTGGGTATAACTCTGTTGATTATGGAAGGCTCTATCGAGGATGGGGACAATTTGCCTATAATGGCAATAAAGCCTATGCTACCCAACCAATAGAAGTATCAGCACTGACCATTGACAGGGATAAATATAAGGATACAGCCGAGCATTATAAATCTACACACGATGGCAATCAACTTGCAAAGAGTCTTACTCCTGTCAACGAACAGCGTTTCTTTGTTATGGGATATGATGCAAACAAGAGGATGTATGTTGGTGGATCTGAGCATGTCTTTATCTCATTAGATACAATCTGTAGTTCTCGTATCGGCGAGGATGCTATCATAATAGACAGTGTCCATTATACTAAGAATGCAGGTGAATTGTCTGCCCCTGTGCTCATGAGTGAGTCAAAGAGTAATGGCTATGGTGTAAGCGGTGGAATCTCCTATGCAGGACTCAGTGGCAGTAAGAGTACACAGACTTCTTATAGCAAGGTAGCTCTAATGGATATCAATGGTAATGGTTATCCTGATTGGTTAGAGGAAGTGGATGGCAGTATTGTTACTCAATACACAAAAGCAACGGGTACACTTGGTGAAGATCGCATGAAATTAAATGTCAGTCGACCAAGATTCAAAGCAAGCTCTTCTACTGTCGGAGCAAATGGAAGTCTATCAAAACAAGCTTCGGCAAAGAACGCTTTAGCTATCAGTATCAATCCTAAACCTCAAGACGATGAAACACCTGGCGGTAGTGATACGAAGAATTCATCCAATGGTAATGCCATCTCCAGTGTGTCAGTGAGCGCCAGCGGGAACTTTACTTCTGGTACCTCTCATACAGAGAGTGACTGGTTAGACATCAATGGCGACGGATTACCTGATATGCTCTTGGGCGACAAGGTGAAGTTTGGTCTTGGATATAACTTTACAAATGAGGAGAGTAGTGGTGTAACTTCGTTGGAGTCTTCAGAAAATAGCACATGGGGTGCAGGACTTGGTACATCCATTGGGGTACTTGGTAATGCTGATATTTCTTTCGGTGTCAACGGAACAAAGACGACAACAAAATATAATGTATCTTTTATAGATATTAATGGCGATGGCTTACCTGATATGGTAACTCGTAGTGGTGGAAAGTTCACTATAATGTTGAATACGGGTTCTGGTTTTATTCCTTATTCCGAAGAACAACAAGGTCGTTTCAATGAGTCATTGGCAACGTCCGTTTCTCAATATGGTAATTTTGCTGTTTCCATTCCAATACATATTCTGTTTTTAAAACTAAGGTTTACAACTAAGGTTACCAAATCTTGGTCAAGTGGTGTTAGTTTCACAAGTGCAGCCTTGAGAGATATTGATGGTGACGGACGTCCCGACCTTATCATATCTGACGGGGCAAAGCAGCTTATCGTCTACCGTAACCTTACGGGCAGAACGAACATGCTGCGCTCTGTGACTCTTCCTTTTGGTGGACATATCCATATCGGGTATGAGCAGACAACTCCAAGTTACGACTTGCCGGGACGTCGCTGGGTGATGTCATCTGTTGAGACGACAGGTGGATACAAGGAGAACGGAGCAGTACGAAGCAGAAATACCTTTGAATATAGCGGTGGCTATCGTGACCGTCGTGAACGTGACTTCTATGGTTTCAAGCAGGTACGTACTAATCAGATAGATACAGAGAACGGTGACAGACTCTATCGTTACTCCGTACAGACCTATGGTAAGAACAGGGATTACTATGCTCATGGGCTTGTTACGAGTGAATATCTCTATACCGCTGATGGAAAGAAACTGCAGGGATCTCTATATGACTACGACCTGAAGACACTCGTCGTTGGTAATAATACGACAGATGCTGTTGTCTTCCCTGCCCTAAAGACTCTTGTTCAGAGTAACTTTGATGTAAATAGTGGGGACAGTCTGGCGGTTGCTGTCAGCAATACTTACGATGACTATGGTAACCTGCAGGGATATAAGGAAACGACAACAGCCTATAGCTTAGAGGCAAACATTAACTATCATAAGATAGCCGACAAGTATATTGTCAGTGTTCCGAGCCATATCGCTGTCAGCAGTGGTGGTAAGACTTATCGTGAACGCTCAACGAAAGTGGACGGCAACGGTGAGATAACGGAGATCATGCTCCATAACGGTGACAAGCCTTCTGTCTATAACATGACTTACGATGGCTATGGCAACATCACACGCATGACGAAGCCGGAAAATTATAACCATCAGCGTATGTTCTATGCCTATACCTATGATGACCTCTATCATAGTCTTGTGACAAGTGTCAAGGATGCATACGGCTATAGCTCCAGCACGGCTTATGATGGTCTTTGGAATGCTCCGTCTGTAACGACTGACCTCAACGGGCAGAAGATGGAATACACTTACGATGCACTGGGCAGACAGATGACTATCCGTGCTCCGTATGAGATAGAGAGCAATCAGCCGTTTACTATCCGCTTTGAGTACTTCCCTGCAGAACGTAAGGCACATACCATCCATTATTCTAAGGACGGAAACATTGACACTTATACATTCGCCGACTCGCTGATGCGTGCTGTCCAGACGAAGCAGACGGGTGTGGTGTGGTCTGGTGGAAGCAATCAGACAGTCTCCATCGTCAGTGGAAGGGCTGTCATCGATGCCTTCGGACGTAACATTACAGCTTATTACCCAATGACGGAAAGCTATGGTAACATCGGCACTTACAACCATGCTACGGGTGACCTGCAGGCAAAAACAGAGTATGATGCACACGACCGTACCACGAGTATTACGCTTGCTGACGGAAGTGTGACACGTACGGCTTACTCTATCGGCAGTCATGACGGTGAACCGATGCTCCAGACAACAGTCACGGATGCACTGGGACGACATGCGGAGAGCTATACGGATGCCAAGGGACGCAACCGGGAGACGGTGCAGCATGCCCGTGGTGAGGATATCACGGTGAAGTACAGCTATGACCCTGTCGGACAGGTGATGACGGTTCAGCATCCTAACGGCAAGGAGACGAAGTATGCCTATGACCTACTTGGTCGCAAACTGATGGTGAATCATCCTGATGCAGGTGAAACGGATATGACCTATGATGCGGCGGGTAACCTCCTGACGAAGCTCACAGCAGAGCTTAGGAAATCGATATCTGACAATGGTTACATCTCTTACACCTACGACTTCGAGCGACTCCATGAGGTACTTTATCCAGAAAACCTCTTTAATCGTGTTACTTATACCTATGGCAAGGCTGGCGATAAGTATAACCGTGCCGGTCGTCTTGCCCTCGTTGAGGATGCGAGTGGCGGTGAAGCCTATTACTATGGCAGACAGGGTGAGGTGACGAAGACTGTCCGTACAGTCATGGCGAGCGTGGCGGATATCAGGACTTATGTCTATGGTGCTACGTATGACAGCTGGAACCGTGTGCAGACGATGACTTATCCTGACGGTGAAGTGGTAACTTATCACTACAATGCAGCAGGACAGGTAGAGAGCATGACGAGCAATAAACAGGGACGTCAGAGCGTTATAGTTGACAGGATAGGTTACGACAAGGAGGGTCATACGGTCTATACAAAGCTCGGTAACGGCACGGAGACTACCTATACCTACGACAAGCAGCGTGAACGTCTGCAGGTGATGAACCTTACAGCGGACGGTCAGACTGTCATGGAGAACAGGTATCAGTATGATGCTGTGGATAATATCCTTGGTATTACGAATGCCGCCAACCCGACATCGCTTACAAAACTCAATAGGGCGAAGCTGGGCGGAAAGAGTTCGCATACGTATGAATATGACGAGCTGAACCGCCTTGTTCATGCCAGTGGTAAGGCAAAAAGTGCAAGTTACGATATGGTGATGTCGTTCGGACGGATGAGTGAACCGCTGACCAAGGTGCAGAAGGTGGACTCAACGACAACTGCCAAGTCTTATAACTTTGCTTATAAGTATGAGGACAGTAACCACCCGACGGCTCCAACGCAGATTGGTCATGACCATTACACCTATGATGCCAACGGTAATCCAACGCTGGTAACAAATGACTCTACGAATACTACCCGCGAGATGTATTGGGATGAGGATAACCGCCTGATGGTTTTAAGCGATAATGGCAAGACCTCACGTTACACCTACAACGCTGCCGGTGAACGTATTATGAAGAGTTACGGAACGATGGAGGGTGTGTATATCAATGGTGCGCCACAGGGTATCACCTTCCATGAAACAGATAACTTTACGCTCTACCCTGCTTCGATAATCAGCATCAACAAGAATCGCTTCACAAAGCATTACTTCATTGGTGACAAACGTATCGCCAGCCGTATCGGTACAGGCCTGTTTAACAACGTTTACGGACGCAACGGCTCATACGTAACAGCTGGTCAGCAGGACTATGCTGAACGTATGAATCAGATTCAGAAGCAGAAAGAGGCGTATTACAAGCAGCAGGGCATTGCACCTGGCGTACCTACAATGAAGGGTGCGTACGGTGATCCAGAGAACACGGGTGTTGGATATAATGCCGTCCTCACAGAACTCGGCAACCATAATGTGCCACAGGGTTGGATTCAGACTCCACGCCCTAACACTACACCGAATACTAATCCCGGTCCACCTGTAAGCTGGAATGACCCAAGTAACCCTGATGACCCGCAGGCTGGTTATGGCTATATTCCTAATGATACCACACGTGAAGAGACCTTCTTCTATCACAGTGACCACCTTGGTAGTACGTCTTACATCACCGATGATAAAGCCAATATCACCCAGTATGATGCTTACCTACCATACGGTGAACTGTTAGTTGACGAGCATAGTAGCAGTGAAGACCTACCGTATAAGTTCAACGGCAAACAGTTCGATGAAGAGACAGGCTTGTACTATTATGGTGCAAGATACATGAACCCTATGGCAAGTATTTGGTATGGGGTGGATGCACTAACAGAAAAGTATCCTACAATGGCTGGAATGATTTACTGTATGAATAACCCTGTACGATTGGTTGATTTAGACGGGAATGATTCTTATTATACAAAGAATGGAGATTATATCGGCTCTAATAACAAAAAAAGTGATTTAATCTATATTGTTTCCAGCTATAAGCTTATAAGAAAGTTTAGAAATGGGAAAAAATTCTATAGCTTTGGAGGAAGGAAGACATTAGAGGAGTCAGACCTTTCTGCAAAAGCTTACTCTAAAATTTTCACAAATGTATTAAAAAGGAAAGGAATAGATACACAGAGATTATATAATGGACAAATTTCTGTAAATTCTGAGCGTAATTCTTGGGACAAAAAAATGAGAAAATGGGATAAATATTATGAACAATATAATGTGTATGACCCACAGAACAATTTTCTTAGTTATGACCCTACTAAAGGACAAACAGGTCCTGCTATTTCTGTTACACGACGCGTAAATGATAAAATTGAGATAGTGATAAATGTATATTCAGTTGGGAATGAAGAAAAAAATTATATCTCTACGGAATCAAATATCTATAATATGATAGGAATACATGAGTTTAATTATCATGGGCTCAAAGGAAAAGGAAATAATCAACATAACGAGATTCTTAAAGCTCAACGCAATGACCCTTCTTGGAAAATGACAACTCCACAATTTAAAAGTTTATATAAAAAATTAGAAAGAAACAATGCAGAATATCAGTCACACTAAAATATTAATAATAAGCTTTATAGTTGTAATCTTGTTTGGTTGTTCGAAAACAAAAAGTAATCAGGTTGATGCATGGCTCTTCGAAGTCATTGATAATTATCCTTTCCCAACATTCAATAATAGTTTTTTTGCTGAAAATTATCCTCGGGTAATACAATTTAAATACATGATTAAGAATAATACATCTGACACTTTATTTGTACCGATTAATGTGGTTAATGGTTATAATACATTTCATTCTAGAATTAAGATGGGGATAGGTACTCATTATTTTAATAATCTTCTAGATCAAAAACTTACTATGGGTAAGAACGATGTAATTTTAGCTCCAAATGGGCAGACAAGTGTAACGATAACTTTATACTCTCAAGACATAGAAAGCCTCCATCTAAAGAAAATGGTTTCTTTGGAAAATATTTTAAGAAAGGTATCTTTCCGCTATTTTTATAGTAATTCAGATGTATCTCATTATTCCCCCATTGAGCTAATTTTTCATAATTCAAATGAAACGGACTGGATAGATATAAAAGATATTAAAGAAGAGAGGGAGAAGCAATGGAATGTACATTATGATTCTCTTCGGAATATACTATTAGTCTATTATATTCCTATGACTAGAATTCGAGAGGTTGAAGGGGCAACTTTTTGGTAGTTACAACGACACAGCCAAGGGTAATAACTTTGCTTATAAGTATGAGGACAGTAACCATCCGACGGCTCCAACGCAGATTGGTCACGATCATTACACATACGATGCCAACGGTAATCCTACGTTGGTAACGAACGACTCTACGAACACTACTCGAGAGATGTACTGGGACGAAGACAACCGCCTGATGGTACTCTCTGATAATGGCAAAACGAGTCGTTATACTTACAACGCTGCTGGCGAATGCATCATGAAGAGTTACGGTACGATGGAGGGTGTGTATATCAATGGTGCGCCACAAGGCATCACCTTCCACGAGACGGACAACTTCACACTTTATCCTGCAAGTATCCTCTCTGTAAACAAGAATCGCTTTACAAAGCATTACTTCATTGGTGACAAACGAATCGCTTCAAGGATAGGTACAGGCCTGTTTTACAACGTTTACGGACGCAACGGCTCATACGTAACAGCTGGTCAGCAGGACTATGCTGAACGTATGAACCAAATCCAACGTCAGAAGGAGGCGTATTACAAGCAGCAGGGCATTGCACCTGGCGTACCTACAATGAAGGGTGCGTACGGTGATCCAGAGAACACGGGTGTTGGATATAATGCCGTCCTCACAGAACTCGGCAACCATGATGTGCCACAGGGTTGGATTCAGACTCCACGCCCTAACACCACACCGAATACTAACCCTGGTCCACCTGTAAGCTGGAATGACCCAAGCAACCCTGATGACCCTCAGGCTGGTTACGGCTATATCCCAAACGATACTACGAAAGAGGAAACCTTCTTCTATCACAGTGACCACCTCGGCAGCACCTCTTATATTACAGATGCTAAGGCCAATATCACCCAGTTCGATGCCTACCTGCCATATGGAGAATTGCTCGTAGATGAGCACACATCCTCAGAAGAGATGCCGTATAAGTTTAATGGCAAGCAGTTTGATGAGGAAACAGGCTTGTACTATTACGGTGCAAGGTACTTGAATCCTATGGCTAGTATTTGGTATGGAGTGGATCCGTTGGCGGAGAAGTATCCGACAGCAGGAGGTTTCGTCTATTGTATAGATAATCCTGTGAAATTAGTGGATCCAAATGGGAAGAAAATACTACCGACATTGTATAATAAAGTAAATAGAGGACATAATAAAGCTGAAGGTTCAGATTATCGTAGTAACAAAACGTATATGTCTGCTATGAAAAGATTTGCCTCTACTACATATGGGAACGGATTCATTGGTGATTTTTTAGAGAAAGGAAGTAGTCAATATGGTGCTAATGGTACTGGTAGATTCGCAGATTGCATTCTATGGATTCAGGAATTTGATTTGGGGAATGTTGACAATACTGTCCAAAGAGACTATATGGGTGATAATTTTGGTTCGTTTAACATCTTCGTCAGTGATAGTAACTACTCAGCACCCATAGAAGTACCCCTATGGGCATGAGTAGTTACGATGCCAACCTTTAGCGTTAATAATCTGTTAAAAACACTATATAACCCATTATAATAGAGACTCTTATATTTCTAGCATGCGCTGTATATACAAAGTTCTTTTTACTAGGGTTCACCCCTGAGCCGAAAAGGTGAATGCTTGGGGCAAGTGTTCACCTCGCTGTTCACCATTCGGTAACTGTCAGCAAAGATACGACAAAAGGGCGATATAGATAATCGAAAATTACCACATTGTGGTAAAAACGAATAATTTAAATATTAATTTTTTAAAACTTTTAAGGATGGAAAAAAGAAATTCCTACTTTCTGCCGCTGAGAAGTTGAAGCTCGCGGCTGAGATTTCGTCGAAGACTGCTGAGCAGCGTTTCGACAAGTTGTCAAACCAGTTAGTAAAGTCTGCCAAGCACATTTATTCAGAGAAGGCGACTTTTCATGAGTTGACCGAAGGCATGCGTGCCTGGGTGTTGAAGAAGAGTGACATCAAGAAAGCGTTTCACCTGACCCGCAGTTTCTTCACTCATTTGAACAAGGGCGAGCATATGTTGCTCTCCGAGTTTGTTCGTTTTACCAATTGGATTTTCACCCATTATGCTAGCGAGGAGGTTCGCCTGAAGGTATGGATGGGTATTGGCACGGTGTTGTTCTGTCACACGAAGGAGAACGCCGATTACGGTTGGCATCCTTTCTCCCGTCCTCTCGACCAGATTTTAGAGGACATGATAGAGAAGGAAGTGAAGAAGCGAGTAGAGAAGGAGTTAAGAATCCGCGCTTTGAAGAAAGCCCAGGATGAGATAGGAAAATACTGATTTTACTTTTTTAGATTGATTTAGAACCATTAAGGCGCCGCCTTCCTGCTGGTGAAAGCTGGCTGGAAGGGGGTGCTGTAAAACCAAAAGCTGTAGAGTCTGGAAGTAGTTAGAATCCGTGAAATCCGTGTGGGGCAAAACTTCCGAAAATTCAGTAAAGAATTTATATCTATAATGATGCAAAAAGACGAATAATTCGCTGAAAATCAAAGGAAACTATGATTTTTTTGTTGATTTGCCTGAAAATATTTGGTATTTTGAAAACTTCTGTGTATTTTTGCAGGAAATAAGTGATATTTGGAATTAAAAAAACAAATTTTTATAAAAGGAGTAGTATGACAACATTAAATATACAAGCAGCACAGAATGATATTATTCGTCAGGTGCTTAATACACAAGATATCCATCTTTTGGATAGGATAAGAAACCTCTTTGCAAATAAAGAGGCAAATGAGGCGTGTATGGTTCAAGAAGAGCCTTGTATGACTAAAGAAGAAATACTCTCAGGTTTCGACAATGCCCTCCATGAGCTGAAGTCCTATCGTGAAGGAAAGCTAGAGCTTAAACCATTGGAGGACGTGCTGAATGAGTTGTAAGATATTTACTTTCCCTTCTTTTGAAAAGGAAGCTAAACGATTGAATAAGCGCTATAAGTCGTTTAAATCTGATTTGAAGGAATTGATGAATGAGTTAAGTTCTTCCCCCTCTTTGGGTGCAGATTTAGGTGGCGGCTTGCGTAAGGTTCGTATGGCTATTAAATCGAAAGGAACTGGTAAAAGTGGCGGTGCTCGTATTATAACAGTTGTGTTAGCCGATATAGAGGATGGTCTCGGCTTGCTTTATATCTATGATAAATCGGAGCGGAGTACTATAAAGGGGAAAGAACTGACAGATTTGTTGAAGAAGAATGGCTTAGTTTGATATGCTATTGAAGAAAGGAGTAAAAATTGAACAATACAACGAAATTCCCTGTTGCCGATGCTTGCCAAGTAGTATCAGCAACAGGGATTCTTCGTTTTACTTCTCGTCCTTGTTCAGCTATCGCCCATACGATACTTAATGTCGTAGTTGATGATGAAGTCGAGCTCCCTTCTTCAGTAAAGCCGTAATGCTTGGCGAGAAGCAAGATTATTTGTATATTTTGTCTATTTCTTTTCTTTAGAAAGATAGATAGTTTGTGCCAAAACATACAATATGTTTGAATAGTGGATGATGGCGTTGAAGTCTAGCTCTGTGCCTTTTCTGTCTTATTTAGATAAGGTTCTCGAATCTGGTGCTGTGCTCGTCATCAATGATGCTTTTCTCTTATTCTTCTGCCAGTTCTTTCATCGCATCGTTTAATGTGTTGAAAAGAACGTTGATGTTTTCTTCTTCATTCTTGCATGCCTCCTTGAAGAGGGCAACAGGATCTTCGGTGCTGCTCTTGAGCGGAGTCTCGTTGAGCAGGATGTTGACATTGTTCAGCAACATGCCGTGAAGGGTAGGCATGTGGAGCTGGTGCTGTTCGCCCTCCTTGCTGCCACACTTCAAGCCTGCGGCGTATGCCTTCACGATGATGCGGACCAGGAGATGGATAGCCATCGGCTCGTCGGCGAGACTGATGAGAATGCCGTGGGTATAATCGCGTACATGCTCTTCAAGAGTGGTAAACTTGCCTTGAAGAAGCCAGGTGAAGTTACGCTTGTATTCTGACTCCATCGCCTTGTAAAGCTGGTTCGATTTGCAGGCTATGCGCAAGTAGTCGAGCATGGTTGGCTCAAAGGTCGGGTCAGCCTGTTTCATGCTGTCGAAGTTCTTCTTCATGCGCTCGTTGGCTTCCTCGGCAGTCTTGTAGTTGAGGCGTACGAGGGTAGAGAACATGATGTCGAAGAAGTATTGGTTTACCTCGCCATAGTGCTCCAGCATTATCTGCTTGATCTGTTTCGGGTCGTTCTTCTTGCTGAAGTCATTGCCTTCGATGGTAGCATCGATGATGCCACGTGCGTAAGCTTCGAAGAAACCTCTTACAAATGCAGCTACTGCCTGATAACTGTTGATTCTTTTGCTCATTTCTTGTCTGTGTTTATTGGTCTGTTCCTGTTTGGGAATAACAGCTTCTTATTCAAAAGTCTTAAATTCATACCCCTGTTCCATGAGCCATTCTATGGCCTGAGGGAGCGCTGTCTTCAGCTTTTCAATGCTCTTCAGCGAGTCGTGGAAGGTGATGATGCTGCCATTGCGGGCATATCGCTTCACATTGTTCACCACATCTTCTGCCGTCATCCATTTGGAATAGTCGCGCGTCACCACGTCCCACATGATGACCTTGTAAGTGCGGTGCAGCCACCAATACTCACTTGGTCGCATCCAGCCGTGAGGTGGACGGAAGAGATGGGCATGGATGATATCGTTCGCCTTATTGGTGTTGAGCACGTAGGAGATGACGCGGTGCTTGAAGGCACCGATATGATTGAATGTATGGTTGCCTACCTGATGACCCTCTGCCACAATCTGGTTGTAGAGGTCATGATTGCGCAATACATTCTCGCCTACCATAAAGAAAGTAGCCTTGATATTGTACTTTCTCAGGGTCTCTAAGATGAATGGAGTTGACTCTGGAATCGGACCGTCATCAAATGTAAGATAGACAGAATGGTCTTTCTTGTCCATTCTCCAGATGGCCTTTGGATATAACCATCTGAGCCATTTGGCTGGTTGCTCTATGAACATGAATAAAACAGGTTTATATGAATAATGAAAAGTTTGGTGTCGTGTTTCGCGACACCAAACTTTTTTCTATTTTTTACTGATTGCCTTCCGGCATTCTGCCACCTCTGCCATGATAGAGACGGTAG includes these proteins:
- a CDS encoding type II toxin-antitoxin system RelE/ParE family toxin, whose translation is MSCKIFTFPSFEKEAKRLNKRYKSFKSDLKELMNELSSSPSLGADLGGGLRKVRMAIKSKGTGKSGGARIITVVLADIEDGLGLLYIYDKSERSTIKGKELTDLLKKNGLV
- a CDS encoding polysaccharide deacetylase family protein; protein product: MFIEQPAKWLRWLYPKAIWRMDKKDHSVYLTFDDGPIPESTPFILETLRKYNIKATFFMVGENVLRNHDLYNQIVAEGHQVGNHTFNHIGAFKHRVISYVLNTNKANDIIHAHLFRPPHGWMRPSEYWWLHRTYKVIMWDVVTRDYSKWMTAEDVVNNVKRYARNGSIITFHDSLKSIEKLKTALPQAIEWLMEQGYEFKTFE